The following is a genomic window from Meriones unguiculatus strain TT.TT164.6M chromosome 13 unlocalized genomic scaffold, Bangor_MerUng_6.1 Chr13_unordered_Scaffold_41, whole genome shotgun sequence.
CCTATtctgtgtgaaatgtgtaggacatcaagatattctcttctgtgaggcagtaagccagaactcattttattgtatgaattttgggacagttggattttaagaTAAGAATCCATtcatacttgcctccaagcacacttgcttctacctttatatttcagTCCTGTAGTAAttcccatgcactctgattcggctgcaaaaggaagtttaattttctcatgaaaatggttttgccattggtgaattataatctgttactgtgacttttacccttgactcccaatgctagggattgttctttgcctttcttttcaaacgttagtGTAGTTATCAAATGGGATTTTCAGCAGTTGTattcttagataatcacataactaataaaattctaatgcaattttagtttgttatatgttagaaattttgtaggacaggaaatatttcttggacttcttttctgccttggtttggattctgATTCTTTCTAATATGTACATAATAACagtaatgtgtttctggataactggatcagctgttaagagtgcatacagctcttgcactgaaatatgagttcagttcctgacacacattttgagcagctcatatacattgtttacagaaatgtcttgtgtccaaatccataatttattgtttatgttAGCTCACAACCttgtggaattattgatatgcttgaacatgagttgtgtgaatggaagaatgcttgagcatcagctagcctgtataattaacatatgtgaaaatttcataagtttgtgtgcatgtgtatgtttacatatagaaacactcatacataccactatataaccatgagctctcaattattcattcactgcataatggacaaacacaaacattcaaattcaattcatctaattcttgctaaggaattaactgaccttatgtgtgcatttgtatgtgtatttatgtatatatacatatatgtaattctgaaatattggttcatttctgatttaaagtcacaaaacagaactaaagagatgttttagtatttaacatgcttgccacataagcaggaaaatgtgaatttgatcatgatgaaaggatggaagacaagctgggtgcagaaaaatgagcctgtaatccaaactttatgatcatgaagacagagtgaGAACCTAGGAaatgctggccactgagttcagcaaaatcataaagtaagggtttcacacagataaaaataaagttgacagtaactgaagaagataaccacagtttactgtggacttaagaagcacatgtactcgtgtgcatgaacacccacacacaagctcacagtcacaatagagctaagaattaaaatctcacaattattttaaaagttcaaagaatcattacacaatcattttttatcattctttacaaataattcccttcatattaaatactgaaaaatttccagacctgtttgtagttgcttggccattgaatcagaacttcattgatgaaaaagccttgatcttgtgcactcttgaagacaaactctcccactttaagtaatagtgcatttcgaaaactatatgcaataaagttttgtatgtcatacatttccctaatattcttgttctcatcaaagcttatttcatctccagcagcatttctaaatttaattttcctcagaaatggatgaagctgaagagagacatcatatgacatgagtggcccacacagattactggctgactttaaagagaatttcattttccctctctctaacatggctttctttttgaaagtgcttagtttgtttatttgtcttcccaggtttttagtgagattaaaattatttacgatagaaataatgcaagagctactgaacacaagatagatgagatgcaagatagtatagtgtgtagcatgtccttagttgaaaaaaggtcctctgtctttctctaggaccagaaaataatatttccatttagaagatgtagatttgaagaggatccaaaatggcgaCACCCAGTGTATATGGTTACTAAGGATTCGACTATAgcgacttcacagcaagtgagaggttGTGCTGTGGACtcgaaaatgccagtgtctatgcttcacaactgtacagaagatactagaaggaaaaccccaaccaaaggaagtaaacaacacccagagaaacacagaaaataaataacaccgctgctgcaaaaccagaacagaaacacaaaaacttgctgcaatcttaaaaatcaaaataacaggcactagcaatcattaatcattagtatcactcaacatctatggacacagttcctcaataataataataataaaaaaaacagagactAACACAGTGGATGGATGCATAGACAGGACttatcaatctgctgcatacaaaaaaatcttaaaaacaaaggaggacattacctcagagtgaagggatggaaataggttttttaaggaaactgacccaagatgcaagttgaaagaagccatcctaatatctaataaaatgaccTTTTAACTGAAtgtattcaaaacagatatgagaggacacatatcatagcaaaaggatacatatgatagaaaaaatccaccaaaatgatgtctcaattttgaatattttgctccaaatacaagggcacctgcatttgtaaaagtaacaaagaagcttaaattatacactaatacagccacagtaatagagggagacttcaaaaccccacactcaccaaaggacaggtcatgaagacagaaaatagagaaacaaactaacatatgcacagatcaaggagatttaacagacatctacagaatttttacccagacaaaaagaatataccttcttttcagcaacttacacaaccttctccaaaattgcccattgacttGGACAGAGAGTGATCCTCAAAAAgtacaataaagttgaaataacctttttatcttatcagaccaccatggattaaagctagatatcaataacaatggaaacaaaagaaaaccaaaaaaaaaaaaaaaaaaaaaaaaaaaaaaaaaaaaaaaaaacctcatggaaactgaacaactcagtgactacagagtcaggggagaaataaattaaagattttcaagaattcaatgaaaatgaagggtaAACATgactaaacttctgggacacaatgaaaacagtgctaaggagaagttccataacattaagtgccttcctaaaagGAATTCAGGAATTCTCATAGTAGCAACTTAAAAACACCTGTAAAAtctctagaacagacagaagtaaacacacccaagatgagttgacagcaggaaataatcaaactcatagatgaaatcagtatcatagtaaaaaccaagagctatttcttttgagaatgtcatcaagatagacatacctctagacaaactaacaaaaagtcagagagactgtatccaaataaacaaaagcagaaatgaaaagggggaataactccaaagaatcattagatgttatttcaaaagactgaattccacaagtttcaaaaatctaaagaaaatggaaaattttcctgataggtttcacttaccaaagttaaatcaagatcaggtaagcaggttaaagagtcctataacccctaagaaaatagaagcagtcatcagaagtctaccaaacaaaaaaatatcccagaaccagatggttttagcatggaattctaccagactttcaaagaggagctcacaccaatacttcaaaaactattgtacaaaatgaaacagaaggaacattgccaaactcagtcctatgaatccacagtcacattggtacctaaaccacacaaggacccaacaaagaaagaaaagctcaaacccatttcccttatggactttaatgcaaaaatactcagtaatatactggtaaaaccagtccaagaccacatcaaatacatcatccactatgatcaagtaagcatcatcgaagggatgcagggatggttcaacatatttaaatccattactgtaattcactgaaagaaaaaaaaataaacatgttcatctctttagatgcaaaaaaagcctttgataaaattgtacaccacttcatgataaaagccctgtgaagatcagggattcaaggcactacataaacataataacaGTAATATACAATAATCCGAtaaccaaaatcaaattaaatggggagaaactcaaagcaattacactaaagtcacAGAAAAgtacaaagctgcccactctcttcatagcttttcagtgtagtactttaagttctagctagagcaataagacaactacaaaacataagggtccaaattggaaaggaagaagtcaaaatatccctattcacagatgatacactagtatatataagtgacccaaaaCATTTTACCAGAGATGTTCTACAGTAGGCAAACCCCTTCACCCCTTCAGTAAATTGGCtgttataaaattaacttataaaatcagtagtccactcgactataaatgataaatgggcttataaaaattaggaaaacaatatatcacaataaccagaaataatatattatatcttggtgtaactgcccaagcaagagaaagacctctatgacaagaacttcacatctctgaaaaaagaaactgaaaaaaatatcagaagatggaaacatcacccatgctcatggattgatcaaattaacatagtaaaaatgataatcttacaaaaagcaatatacagattcaatgcaattactatcaaaataccaacacaattcttcacagacgttgaaagaacaattctaaacttcatatggaacacacacacacagacacacacacacacaaaacaaaatagctaaaattttatgtataataaaagaacttctggaggtatctccatccctgacttcaagttgtactacagagcaatagtaataaaatcttatgggacaaaatgaaagcagtgtaaGAGGAAGGTCATAgtaaagaatcaatgagacccagagctggttctttgagaaaatcaacaagatagacaaacccttaggcaaattaaataaaaggcagagagaaatcatccaaattagcaaaatcagaaactataaaggggacataaccacagatactgagaaaatccaaacaatcatacaaaagcctgtatgccacaaaatttgaaaatctaaatgaaatggacaattttcttgatagattccatttaccaatattaaatcaagattgggcaaatatattaaatagtcctatatgccccaaggaaaaagaagcaatgtcaaaagtatcccttacaaaaaagcctagggccagagggcttcagtgcagaattttacagaccttaaaaaaagataACTCCAAAGCAAATGCTTAGCCTgttggccaactgacgggcagagtgaatggaattttatgtaagaagtgggaaatagtaagagctggaaaggacaggaactccacaaggagagcaacagaacaagaaaatttgagcacagggaacttcctagagactcatactccaaccaaggactattcatggagataacctagaaccctgacaatgcagccacttctgatgagaactgatagactaagatcagaaagaaggagaggaggacctcccctatcagtggacttggggaggggcatgcatgcagaaaaggggagagagggtgggaccgggaggggaggatggaagggcttatggggggatacaaaatgaataaagtgtaattaataaaagttaaataaaaaataaaaaaaaaactaactccaattctcttcaaactattccacaaaacagaagaagaatgaacattaccaaactaattctatgaggccacagtcaccttgatacctaaacctcatgaagacccaaaaacaacaaaaaaagactttagacctatctctcttatgaacattgatggaaaaatactctataaaatacttgcaaaccgaaacccagaatacataaaagatatcatccaccatgaccacgtaggcttcatcctaggcattcaggttcaatatacagaaatccctcattgtaatcaatcatataaacaaactgaaggagaaaaaaaacgcatgatcatctctttagatgccaaaaaagcatctgacaaaatccagtacccattcatgtttaactaagtcttggaggcatcagggatacaagtcacatccctaaacatagtaaagacaatatacagcaagcctatagccaacatggaactaaatggagaaaaacttaaacccttttccattttaacttatacttttaattacaAGATGAAAATGTTCTATTGGCTTGACCCcagtaaattacttactaataacgtaagattctaagcttcccctgcttatgagtgaggcttacctgccatggtagaagccagtctgtgtttctgtcttctttagatcccatttcagttttgctcaatagcattttatgtagagcataggccactgcatacactgcgttccatatggaatagctgggctcagaaatagTTATCATATcgtttattttatccttagtctttagggaaatattcactggacagtgtttatgatttccacaccgggaagcaggaggtgaacaattaaaattatcaatccagaatttagagacgtaaacatctcctgggtaatgggagggtgtaagggcctcaagaaagtgcttgaaaccagggatagttctcttttttaaaaatgagaagcttccactgaataggtttatcaaaacatgcttttcacttgttatagtctctaagtatgtcgagtgtggctttgcaaagatccacaccttccttctggttacaaagatattatgaatgtctacacagaagaacagcaagtcatctatttcaccatagaataaattcacatttactcgtgtatgttgtttcaagttctgcAAACCATAACCATATTTTACgttttcattaaaattatctaggagtttttctgtaaaggccacacagatatcttctgataccatctttactttcaggtcagagaggaactcctttcctctctgatcatcagacacaatgagccccacccacttccaacCAAAgcggagcaataaagagatcagcccttgggctagacctctgtctttagtagacatctgataaagggatggggatgtatctttgtcactaagcacggaatcaaatggtccatatgtgacctgaagaagcaaagaaaaaagtgattctgagtttcaggcatgtggaatcatcaccctgagtgaggaagtgaattcataattcaaatatgagggttaaaggactgaatattgttaaggagatTGTCTTCcgtgagattagcttgtccctaaattatgtggtggaatacagtcttttacaaataccataggctccaaagttaTTAAGGTGTCTGAAGCAGCCAGTAAGTTGttcactggctttgaaaggcaaGATAGCTCTCTCTTGTTGCAgtaacaatgcaaaagagtatctgatgtagagaaaactgcagaaagcattaacaggtactttctagtcACCATATTTCTAAGAACCTTCATctttagaaaagcaaacacagaaagagactaacacagtttttagagattcagtttcttaTGTTAAAATGTTTCAAGTTGTGATGACCtggggcctcattgccagggtTTACTCTATCATCCCTCTAGATAGAgttgatagagacaaaactcagacagatgtaaataattgtcttttattttttattactttaggttaaaacacatttatgaattgtttaactgagtgataacaatgagagttaccatgtgggtttttttaatcttgattattgctgacccttgtgctcaccaagtatgTTCTCTGTTTGTATTAATGACTGCTGATAGATGCATTTCTTAACTGTAGCCTCACAAGAGTCAATTGTatgatacagctaagtggttggtctctgtagGTGCTATTCTGggatctactttcctgaatgagatcattaattccttgaaagtttTACAtcggtgatggcattaaacattgttccaaacttagttacatgtcctggactttctttttccatatgtgaggtattgacaactgtaggaattttgagatgtttatatgctagattgggtagttaggtatctttgctgtagaatttgacttatgatcaaatacAGACTGAGTATCTGCAGTAAAtaatccattgtttggagatagaatcatggatactactaagtgaacttagaaattcccagaatttcCTTTCCaggcttttcaccacactctgtcatctgttaagtattgctatatcaaaataattcattcactgctatttgaaatctgcctacactaaacataatccacttctcttttttcttttgtttgttctgttattgtttttcattagtttctttgttttggtcaggtctgagatgtgattgtgcttaaaagtatgtttctaacttacttgtgggacattgtagagctctgacagtgttgcaattgcagcagaaaattccggcttgtttcctgaaaggattcctagagctttgtgtcgagtgttgcacttgtagttaggaatataatcactccttccagacagccacatcagagggccctccaaagtttttttgttagaattaaaggcattgtagatgtggggacccaaagttatattgggaagcaggtttgagtccttattaatctcttcaatggcaaagtataaggtcagaaaatattgatagtttttccaattgtatctaaaccagaggaacagaatgattGGTATTATCAGTACacttttctcaaaaagtcttttatcaaatacaggaacctagaggtcctagcctttgacttttcttgtgacatgtaaatcttgtgtgaataagcccatgacaacccaggaacatcatcgaacagctcctaaactctcagaagtttaactgtttctaatgtttttttGGTGTAAAgtgtgtgcataaaatatcacttgtttGTATCCTATGAGTACTGAATATATAGGTGCTTATGGTGTTTCGGCTCATGCAAGCACAGCATTATGGAAGGGTCACTAACATTTTCACTACGgatataagtaagagcttcatgtCCATGTATATGGTAATTATTCTATTTCATACTCACTTGCAAAAgttctaacaagtttatatgtgctcttagtgttaaagtgtctctttgtggtatatagatggaccactttgaataaaagctagcatcagttctcagtaCCCAGAGGGTGGCCTTGGGAACATGTTTAGCTGCAGTTCATAAGAgcccttctggcatctttgggtaccaggcacacctgtggtattcacacatAAATAAGAAGGTGAGTTCTCAAGTACAtgtaataagaataaataagcatgtgcatataggattcttgggtttgaaaaatgatatgttatgactagttgctgctcttgtggaggaccctgaaaacagtagccagttttaggatACAATAGTGTATAACCCCATTTCTAGGGGATCACTGGCCTCTGAAGagaccatgcacacaagtgggacacacacaaacatgtaggcaaaacactcataaacataatgtaaaaaattaataaatctttacaaaaattcaaaaagtagtaaaaaaaagtagtaaaggaaaggtgtttctctaagcttgcagattaaataAATGAgttgagtttcctgggtaaggcagggggaaaaagtaagttaaagtagcatataaaagagaggaaaacctccaagtacattaagacagtacaaaagtgctcacaatgggagaaagtggaactttgttgcaggtaggtgagttaaactgtgtcacacatagccttcagtgcttggggatgggtcctcagaaacttgtttcaaaacctgtggtagataagagtctgggtgactCTTACAGAGgcagcttaacagaaatcattagcctgaagtccactgggttctactgaaggaaggattctgccttctgacctgccatcaccaggaagaaattccatttggttgtactacatTAATCTGGGCTCTGTGGCTGAATGctctgttaagagagaatctattgtttaaaagcaggcaattagcaacaaccgagagaaagagaatttgtcTTCCTTATGGATTATCCCATACTAAATATTGAATTGTaggaatgtatacatgtatcaatgagaactcctggaaagagctgtgtctgcaaagattGGCTATTAAAAcctcattgatgttgagagattgcaatgttgtagtttgaGAGGCTCATTACTATAGTGTGGGCTACCTGCAACACCCTGAGTAGCCAattcttggacacctctgtggttaagattatatctatatatatatatttttagttgaaaatattttttaatttaattttttcttatcagttacattttattaactctgtatcccagccgtgtccggatccctcattccctcccagtccctccctccctccctcatctccatcatgcccctttccaagtccactgatggggggacctcctccccatgcatctgatcctgttttatcaggtatcttcaggactggctgcaaagccctcctctgtggcctaacaggtctgctcctccctttgggggtggggaggccaaagagccagtcattgagttcctgttagaaatagtccttgttccctcactttgggaaaccaattggttactgagctgccacaggctacatctgagtggaggttctaggttatatccatacatggtccttggttgaatgtcagtctcagaaaagaccctgtgcccagatatatttggtccttgtggagctcctatcctttccccatcacactaactccccttctttcttatgattccctgtactctgccaaaggtttggtcataagtctttgctttgaaaacactgctagttagagtctttcagatgcgctcagtagactcctgtcatacgttcaatgcacatcccatttgtctttctgaatgaggattgatcatcttaccccatgtccactctcttgattatctttttaagtgtatagatttcattatgtttatcatatcttataggtctatataagtgagtatataccatgtttgtctttctccttctgggatatttcactcagaatgatcttttatagatcatgaaatttgcaggcaaatgaaatttatatctatatctgtatctgtatctgtatctgtatctatatctatatatatctccTATAGcggatgaataaaatcattttagaatgtagtaacccagCACACTAACAGCTTTTGCCAATcaaaaagacaagaatgacatcacatagtcATCTTGGGCCTTtatgataacttgccccattttgctgCTAATGTCCTCTCTGAGGAATCCAGTGCTGTATTGGatatatagttttctttatttattctgttactatgaaaattcatgaagctgcttccacattgtatcatggaagttgggataacctaaattgtgttcacagactctcaaatttataaaagaaattccatctttttttccatttgagctgagggcttatgtttttccaatcacataaaagcaatAGTAAAAACTAAAGAATCAATTTAGTTGGTTATAtctgtatacttattcatttatatttgtgtgacagggacaccacaagaaaatcacCAGGGCCAATCAACCAGTGCCCAGAGGGTCCTAAGGAGTCTGTtgcacccaccaaggacaatgcatggtctcaacCTAGCTCCTATACctataagtagctgatgtgctgattaggcTTCATGCTGGCCTgctagttagtggagtggacatagactatattttatgtttgttggTCACTTTACCCTGATGGAACTGACATAACTGACCACAGGGGAGTAacacaaactcagtcatcataacactacaggggctggggtgtgtagaTAGGGAGCAGAAGAGTGGAAGAGGATATAtatgggagagagagtaggattgggaggagaagagggtgggacctatgaccaagatgtaaattgaattaataaaaaatattcaagtgaaaaatattgCAATAAGTTAGATGCTCCCCCTCAAAGATCTCAGAGAGTTCTGttgagtatggatttaaggaatgtaatgaaaacCATGTCTCTGCCAAACATCTTTAGTTGGTAGctatgacaggcaaaaaaatggcctttcctttgatcatatttcgaCTGTGATAATGatgacaactgaaccatgaattgccacatgcttcacccaacaataaatccctgcccaGCATTTGGACATTGTTGAGTTAAATGCTCTACTGTGCCTGGGAAAGGTAGGGTACTTTTCCAAGTTCCTTCTCCATAAAAAAATATCTCAGGCCTCACAATTCTGATGTTTGGTGAGTCATGATGtcttgtgtggcagctgaagacaatgttgttttgtgtagCATCCAAGGACTGTCAACCTCtgctccctacaaagtctttgaaaataccatggaggatcccagactggggTCCCAGGTATccagtaagtctctgtcattttgactgatatagaggccatttggatttTACTTCATGCTCAAAtttacccctctcagatctcttgtcatGTTTTCAGCAGGTTGTCACTATAGATGTTTATCAGAGGTTATGAAcctttaggcagctcctctgaacaaggtTGTACCTGCATGTTCAGTCCATATCATGCATGAAAGGCAgaccttgttcttttctacagatatctagATTGCCTGCTGAAGAAGACATTACCTTGCTGGATTCACAatgaaaaatctaatctcacaaaattagatttaaatgaggttcaaactgaagctacta
Proteins encoded in this region:
- the LOC132651208 gene encoding vomeronasal type-2 receptor 116-like, producing the protein LYFAIEEINKDSNLLPNITLGPHIYNAFNSNKKTLEGPLMWLSGRSDYIPNYKCNTRHKALGILSGNKPEFSAAIATLSELYNVPQVKSLFSLLLQVTYGPFDSVLSDKDTSPSLYQMSTKDRGLAQGLISLLLRFGWKWVGLIVSDDQRGKEFLSDLKVKMVSEDICVAFTEKLLDNFNENVKYGYGLQNLKQHTRVNVNLFYGEIDDLLFFCVDIHNIFVTRRKVWIFAKPHSTYLETITSEKHVLINLFSGSFSFLKKRTIPGFKHFLEALTPSHYPGDVYVSKFWIDNFNCSPPASRCGNHKHCPVNISLKTKDKINDMITISEPSYSIWNAVYAVAYALHKMLLSKTEMGSKEDRNTDWLLPWQLHPFLRKIKFRNAAGDEISFDENKNIREMYDIQNFIAYSFRNALLLKVGEFVFKSAQDQGFFINEVLIQWPSNYKQTPQSVCTQSCGPGFWKVLQKERPVCCFSCAFCPDQHISNQTDQQECIPCPIQEYPNPERNQCLPKAVTFLSFEDPLGIALACTALCFSVSTIAVLGIFLKHRESAIVKANNRTLSYILLISILLCFLCSFLFIGHPNTTSCILQQITFALVFTLATSTVLSKTITVILAFRVMKPGRKMRRLFVSGIYNAVIPICVLIQLVLSGVWLGTSPPYTDRDAHSEYDHIIILCNKGSVTAFYCVLAYLGTLALGSFTVAFLVRNLPDTFNEAKFLTFSMLVFCSVWVTFIPVYLSTKGKAMVAVEVFSILASSAGLLGCIFFPKCYIILLKPDKNSLRCLKLCQNPEVSPKALSIATVHTAFFPVPSILLTSPPCGPRCLQNSAPFGAES